The Fusarium falciforme chromosome 4, complete sequence genomic interval ACGACGAGACGCTAGCACGTGAGCTGGGCCTGCTGATTTCTGAGTCGGGACCCCCACGATTCGGCAGTGGTCCAAACGACAGCCGACTGACCCCAGACGTGCTAAGTCGGGGCATGTGGCTACCCTTGGATGTCCCAGAGTTCTGGCTGTTGGTTGGGGTGGTGTCGTCACCTGCTACAGAAGACGTCGTAGAGCCCACAGTGCGCTTGCGAGAGCGGATCGTAACCGTTGAAGGCACATTGCTGACTCCGTAGACGGAAGAGCGCGGCGAAGCTCGTGTTGGAGTGCGCGTCGGCCCGGGAAGCTTAGATCGTGCAGAGTGCACGCGAGCCTCGAGGCGTTGCATCTGCGCAGTAAGGGTTCGGATGTGCGTAAGCGAGTTGGAAGCGGGAAGCTTGTGCGAAGCCGAGCGAGGTCCAACGGCGCGGTTCGCAGGTGTGCGCATAGTCGTAGTGCCGCCAGTCGAGATTCGGCTGCCAGGTGCTCTTGTCGTCTTGGTGGGAGGCTTAGCCCGGGGCTTGGGAGTAATGCTGTTGTCAGACGACGAAGGAAGACGAGAGCGACCATTTCGAGACACAGCCGGAGTTCTTGTAGATGCAACCTTGGGCAAAGGCGCCGAGACATCCGACATGGGCGGCGAAGGAGGATCGGGGAGTTCGGACAGCGTGTCGCCATCGGGAATAGGCGACTTTGATTCGGGAGGTGTTGTGATAAGAGGCGAGCTGGCGGTCGACCCCGGGGACCCGGTGTGGTCAAAGGTTGGCGACTCGAGAACGGAGAGGTCGGTCGAGATGGTAGAAAGATGACGGGACtcctgcttcttgatcttgtcctgaagaagctcggcctcgatctTGAGGTCGCCCAGCTCTTCGCGCAAGCGCTGAGATTCGATGCGAAGTTGCTCACGCTCCTGCTCGCccatcttgatctcctcctccatcatgaccGCCCTCTCAATAGCCTGGTTGTACTTAGATTCCATGTCCTCCAGCGATGACGTGGTGTTGCGCGCCTGTCGCTCAAAGTCGTCGTTGGCCACCTCAATATCCCTCAGCTTCAGTTGCAGAGTCCGGTTCGAGTCTCGCAGTGTCGTGATTTCCTTCTCGAGCGCATTCTGAGATGCGCTAGCCTCCGTCTTGGACTCTCTGTATTTCCTCTGCGCGCGACAACGTAGCCGTCGAGTTAGCCAAGTGTCCTGCTAGTCGGGTTTGTGTTCTGTTGGGGGTGGTTCGACTCACCTTCCACTCCTCCACCTCGAAGCCCAGAGTTTCGGCCTTTTCTTGCAAAATGCGCTCCTGCTTCTCTGCCCTCTCAATATCCTTCTCCAACTcctgctccagctccttgCTCGACTCTCTGAACTCGGCGAGTTCTGACTCAAGCTGCTCATACTGCGCCTTGTACCAGTTGAGGGTGTCCTCAGCGGTTGCTTCCGCGCCGGGCGGGGATGAAGGGGGTTCTGAAGCCATGACGGATAGTAGCGATCGGGTATCTAGATGGTT includes:
- a CDS encoding Nuclear distribution protein nudE 1: MASEPPSSPPGAEATAEDTLNWYKAQYEQLESELAEFRESSKELEQELEKDIERAEKQERILQEKAETLGFEVEEWKQDTWLTRRLRCRAQRKYRESKTEASASQNALEKEITTLRDSNRTLQLKLRDIEVANDDFERQARNTTSSLEDMESKYNQAIERAVMMEEEIKMGEQEREQLRIESQRLREELGDLKIEAELLQDKIKKQESRHLSTISTDLSVLESPTFDHTGSPGSTASSPLITTPPESKSPIPDGDTLSELPDPPSPPMSDVSAPLPKVASTRTPAVSRNGRSRLPSSSDNSITPKPRAKPPTKTTRAPGSRISTGGTTTMRTPANRAVGPRSASHKLPASNSLTHIRTLTAQMQRLEARVHSARSKLPGPTRTPTRASPRSSVYGVSNVPSTVTIRSRKRTVGSTTSSVAGDDTTPTNSQNSGTSKGSHMPRLSTSGVSRLSFGPLPNRGGPDSEISRPSSRASVSSYARPPSRTAGDMIPRPVSRTSLTGTRTPMGRPRSSLGGSIHGHSASISHLDLEEEDETEFRTPSRRGTYSKLDPDGGMSGIPAPGSGIPMPSSRRQSGGRRTSNGPMRSSISAGHRKLSDLGETY